In Caldicellulosiruptor obsidiansis OB47, a single window of DNA contains:
- the cas6 gene encoding CRISPR-associated endoribonuclease Cas6: MRAKFIFEVSESQSELHNLPVYYRTVFMSFLKRALSLYNKDYFDRIYWWGEKKNKWQKPFVFALNLPNMNFQDDTVYFRGDIMFNLSTSDYEFFVNMYNSLLNSNLYPYPLTDNCKIALKRMYLVKEPEKFDSKMVFKTFSPILIEKKEGNKKVPVLPFDEGFEDVFNEVVDFEIRNVRLLRGQNKGLHKRLTFRPINVQKTVVKHRISEFVENTGKDIMFLTGFSGIFELSGDPEDLKELYQNGIGFRRGQGFGFVEVAK; encoded by the coding sequence ATGAGAGCAAAATTTATTTTTGAAGTAAGTGAAAGTCAAAGTGAGTTACATAATCTTCCTGTCTATTACAGAACTGTTTTCATGAGCTTTTTAAAAAGAGCACTATCGCTATATAACAAGGATTACTTCGATAGAATTTACTGGTGGGGTGAAAAAAAGAACAAGTGGCAAAAACCTTTTGTCTTTGCCCTAAATCTTCCAAATATGAATTTTCAAGATGATACAGTTTATTTCAGAGGAGATATCATGTTCAATCTTTCAACATCTGACTATGAGTTTTTTGTAAACATGTATAACAGCTTACTCAATAGCAATCTTTATCCGTATCCTTTAACAGATAACTGCAAGATTGCACTCAAGCGAATGTATTTAGTAAAAGAACCGGAAAAGTTTGACTCAAAAATGGTCTTCAAAACATTTTCACCAATTTTGATTGAGAAAAAAGAAGGCAACAAAAAGGTGCCTGTTTTGCCTTTTGATGAAGGGTTTGAAGATGTTTTCAACGAAGTTGTTGATTTTGAAATAAGAAATGTTCGGCTTTTAAGAGGGCAAAATAAAGGACTGCACAAAAGACTAACTTTCAGACCAATAAATGTTCAAAAGACTGTTGTAAAACATAGAATCTCTGAGTTTGTTGAGAATACAGGTAAAGATATAATGTTTTTGACAGGGTTTTCTGGAATATTTGAACTATCAGGAGACCCGGAAGATTTAAAAGAACTGTATCAAAACGGCATAGGATTTAGGCGTGGCCAAGGGTTTGGATTTGTTGAGGTGGCAAAGTGA
- a CDS encoding sugar ABC transporter ATP-binding protein, with product MAKPEYILEMNGITKEFPGVKALDNVTVKIKKGTVHALLGENGAGKSTLMKCLFGIYKPDSGDIILDGQHVHIHSPIDAIKLGISMIHQELQPVNQRNVMENIWLGRFPRLTIGPFKFVNHKKMYEYTRQLLQKLEIDVDPKAIVGHLSVSKVQLVEIAKAVSYNSKVIVMDEPTSSLTENEVEHLFRIIRDLKAKGVSIIYISHKLEEIFEIADEVTIMRDGKVVGSWSISELTPDMMIANMVGRQMSDRFPQKTNKPAEVILKVENLTSIDSKSFKNVSFELRKGEILGIGGLVGAQRTELIEAIFGLRTIKEGKIFIKGKEVVIKNPQDAIKNKIALLTEDRKLTGIIPELNILENTTLASLKKYLNGFGLLNDKKRVLDTQNFIDILRIKTPSYKALIKNLSGGNQQKVLIARWLLTEPEILLLDEPTRGIDVGAKFEIYNLINQLATEGKSIIMISSEMPELLGMSDRILVMCEGRVSGILERNEATEEEIMKLATKFSA from the coding sequence ATGGCAAAACCCGAGTATATTTTAGAGATGAACGGTATTACAAAAGAGTTTCCAGGGGTTAAAGCTCTTGACAATGTGACAGTAAAGATTAAAAAGGGAACTGTTCATGCACTTTTGGGTGAAAATGGGGCTGGAAAGTCTACCTTAATGAAATGTTTATTTGGAATTTATAAACCTGACAGTGGCGATATTATTTTAGATGGACAGCATGTTCATATCCACAGTCCGATAGATGCAATAAAGCTTGGGATTTCAATGATTCATCAGGAACTTCAACCAGTAAACCAGCGTAATGTGATGGAAAATATATGGCTTGGAAGGTTTCCACGACTTACCATTGGACCTTTTAAATTTGTCAATCACAAAAAGATGTATGAATATACCAGACAACTTTTACAAAAACTTGAGATTGACGTTGACCCGAAAGCCATTGTTGGTCATCTTTCTGTGTCAAAGGTACAGCTTGTTGAAATAGCAAAGGCTGTATCTTACAACTCAAAAGTAATAGTGATGGATGAGCCTACTTCTTCTTTGACAGAAAATGAGGTTGAACATCTGTTTAGAATAATAAGAGATTTAAAAGCAAAGGGTGTTTCGATAATTTATATTTCCCATAAGCTTGAGGAAATCTTTGAAATAGCCGACGAAGTGACAATAATGAGAGATGGCAAGGTTGTAGGTTCATGGTCAATATCAGAACTTACCCCTGACATGATGATTGCGAACATGGTTGGAAGACAGATGTCAGATAGATTTCCGCAAAAGACAAATAAACCAGCTGAGGTTATCTTGAAGGTCGAAAATTTAACTTCTATTGATTCAAAGTCATTTAAAAATGTTTCATTTGAACTTAGAAAAGGTGAGATTTTAGGTATTGGAGGTCTTGTGGGGGCTCAAAGAACAGAACTTATAGAAGCTATTTTTGGATTAAGAACTATCAAAGAAGGAAAAATTTTTATAAAAGGCAAAGAAGTTGTCATAAAAAATCCGCAAGATGCTATCAAAAACAAAATTGCATTGCTCACAGAAGATAGAAAATTAACCGGGATTATTCCAGAATTAAATATATTGGAAAATACAACTTTAGCAAGTTTGAAAAAATATTTAAATGGTTTTGGGCTTTTGAATGATAAAAAGAGGGTCCTTGATACACAAAACTTTATAGATATACTGAGGATAAAAACTCCGTCATATAAAGCTCTTATAAAAAATCTGTCAGGAGGAAATCAACAGAAGGTATTAATTGCCCGCTGGCTCTTGACAGAACCCGAGATACTGCTTTTAGACGAACCAACACGCGGTATTGACGTTGGTGCAAAGTTTGAAATTTATAACCTTATTAACCAGCTTGCAACAGAAGGGAAAAGTATTATTATGATATCATCAGAGATGCCAGAACTTTTAGGAATGTCAGACAGAATTCTTGTTATGTGTGAGGGACGAGTTTCGGGTATTTTAGAGAGAAATGAGGCAACAGAAGAAGAGATTATGAAGCTTGCAACTAAATTTTCAGCATAA
- a CDS encoding ABC transporter ATP-binding protein, protein MVELIELTKDFGKVLAVNRLSFKIERGEIFGILGENGAGKTTTLRMLATMLKPTSGTAIISGLDITKEPEKVRRKIGILFGSESGLYARLSARENIEYFGLLHDMDKNELKKRIDDLSERFGMQDYINKPAGTFSKGMKQKVCFVRSIIHNPEVMLFDEPTNSLDVSSAKEVHDFIKLCKQEGRTIIFSSHSMNEVEKLCDRVAIIHKGKLVALGTIDEIKHRFTGASFEEVFLRLVGDER, encoded by the coding sequence ATGGTTGAATTAATTGAGCTTACCAAAGACTTTGGAAAGGTTTTAGCTGTCAACAGGCTGTCGTTTAAAATTGAAAGAGGCGAAATCTTTGGAATCCTTGGTGAAAATGGTGCTGGAAAAACAACAACTCTTAGAATGCTTGCAACAATGCTAAAACCAACATCTGGAACGGCTATCATCTCTGGGCTTGACATCACAAAAGAGCCCGAAAAGGTCAGAAGAAAAATAGGAATTCTGTTTGGAAGTGAAAGTGGACTTTATGCAAGGCTTTCTGCACGTGAAAACATTGAATATTTTGGACTTTTGCATGACATGGACAAAAATGAGCTGAAAAAAAGAATTGATGACCTTTCTGAAAGATTTGGTATGCAGGATTATATAAACAAACCTGCAGGGACATTTTCAAAAGGTATGAAACAAAAGGTCTGTTTTGTAAGGTCTATCATCCATAACCCGGAAGTGATGCTTTTTGATGAACCAACAAACTCCTTAGATGTTTCTTCAGCCAAAGAAGTGCATGACTTTATAAAGCTTTGTAAACAGGAAGGAAGAACAATAATTTTTTCAAGCCATTCGATGAATGAGGTTGAAAAGCTGTGTGATAGAGTTGCAATAATACACAAAGGAAAACTTGTTGCGCTTGGGACTATTGATGAGATAAAACACAGATTTACTGGAGCTTCATTTGAAGAAGTATTTTTAAGATTGGTAGGTGATGAAAGATGA
- a CDS encoding ABC transporter ATP-binding protein — protein MIALSVRNLVKRYKNFKLEIPELILESGYIMALLGRNGAGKTTLIRCILDFAKKECGEVFIFQQPFDCDKVDIKQRIGIVFENPVFPTHLKPKELKEIMKGFYKSWDEKLYKNLCDLFEIEQNKSIFQLSKGTVMKLSIALALAHKPDLLILDEPTSGLDPVARNQFVEILQSFVQSEEKAVFYSTHIVSDIENVADFVTIIDKGKIICSTNTEEIQNSFCIVKGSAADVDKLLKSSIIALKKSSMIFEALCKKNCLKDEFRSYFVFEKPSIEKFYVMLVRKDDNDEKVLDIM, from the coding sequence ATGATTGCTCTTTCAGTAAGAAACCTTGTAAAGAGGTATAAAAATTTCAAGCTTGAAATTCCAGAACTTATTCTTGAAAGTGGGTACATTATGGCCCTTCTTGGTCGAAATGGTGCGGGGAAAACCACACTGATCAGATGTATTCTTGATTTTGCAAAAAAAGAATGTGGAGAAGTCTTTATTTTTCAGCAGCCTTTTGACTGCGATAAAGTAGATATAAAACAGCGTATAGGAATTGTATTTGAAAATCCTGTATTTCCTACTCATTTAAAGCCAAAAGAACTGAAAGAAATAATGAAAGGGTTTTACAAATCGTGGGATGAAAAACTCTACAAAAATCTATGTGATCTTTTTGAAATTGAGCAAAATAAAAGTATTTTTCAGCTTTCCAAAGGAACTGTTATGAAACTTTCAATTGCTCTGGCTTTAGCACACAAACCTGACCTTTTAATATTAGATGAACCAACTTCCGGACTTGACCCTGTTGCAAGAAATCAGTTCGTTGAGATTTTGCAGAGTTTTGTCCAGTCTGAAGAAAAAGCTGTCTTTTACTCAACACACATTGTGTCTGACATTGAAAATGTTGCAGACTTTGTAACAATAATTGACAAAGGGAAAATCATCTGCAGCACAAATACAGAAGAGATTCAAAATAGCTTCTGTATTGTAAAAGGTTCTGCCGCTGACGTTGATAAGCTTTTAAAAAGTTCTATAATTGCATTGAAAAAATCATCAATGATATTTGAAGCTCTGTGCAAAAAAAATTGCTTAAAAGATGAGTTTAGAAGTTACTTTGTTTTTGAAAAACCTTCCATTGAAAAATTCTATGTTATGCTTGTCAGGAAGGATGATAACGATGAAAAAGTACTTGATATTATGTAA
- the cas8a1 gene encoding type I-B CRISPR-associated protein Cas8b1/Cst1: MLERVYLGDWAYNAGIIGFIEIMLDGEDIASQNIITIGSNYIEFDRNNLKGFSDKFFKKAYQRYPRTDELLDLGNKLLQRLENNDFDKNLKQEISNFKKRVEGFSKLKQLVDSYKLTLPRNFNNVDAEQYISQIIDLLNANKQELIEDNVKTYLKNTSSICGDRSFLNRNFKGELKKKFFDDFEGPIVNQTNRQDKNHDCIFCGLRPAKKDALLDTGLVSFLGANKDNKNFFWNFKPQLPICEICELIYFCIFAGLTEFRIGQTKKFYFVDRNTSVLELYQTNKLFMEMMAKEENILKEKGILNFINDYLLTKFKEESKFRLTNNIMFIEIDLTSSVAPKLYGFSITKQKAEFINSNYDLLKKTTGSYIRIKENVLYPFSEFMQKFINNTLSSQFLSFLEYQYLNSQKPNSKIKTNLSPYRLQIYNMLIYKYLKSVKRGEDLMDEKWLWKMYFFGQELKKKFLESKAENKVTSLAYRLISALRIGDINTFMNLIIRTYMSYSMEVPALFVSCIKNEENFCALGYSFVNGLLGVEIEKDGEIENSEEVEENV, translated from the coding sequence ATGTTGGAAAGAGTATATTTAGGAGATTGGGCTTATAATGCAGGAATAATTGGTTTTATTGAAATTATGCTGGATGGAGAAGATATAGCTTCTCAAAATATCATCACAATTGGCTCAAACTATATAGAGTTTGACAGAAATAATTTAAAAGGGTTTTCTGACAAGTTTTTTAAAAAAGCTTATCAGAGGTATCCCAGAACAGATGAGTTACTTGATTTGGGGAATAAATTATTGCAAAGATTAGAAAATAATGATTTTGATAAAAATTTAAAACAAGAAATAAGTAACTTTAAAAAGAGAGTAGAAGGATTTTCCAAGTTAAAGCAATTGGTAGATAGCTATAAGCTAACTTTGCCAAGAAATTTTAATAACGTTGACGCTGAACAGTATATATCTCAAATAATTGATTTATTGAATGCAAATAAACAAGAGTTAATCGAAGATAATGTTAAAACTTATCTTAAAAATACAAGTTCAATATGTGGTGATAGAAGTTTTCTAAATAGGAATTTTAAAGGAGAATTAAAAAAGAAATTTTTTGATGATTTTGAAGGACCAATAGTTAACCAAACAAATAGGCAAGACAAAAATCATGATTGCATCTTTTGTGGACTAAGACCTGCAAAAAAGGATGCTTTATTAGACACGGGACTTGTAAGCTTTTTGGGTGCTAATAAAGATAACAAGAATTTTTTCTGGAATTTCAAGCCGCAGCTGCCTATTTGTGAGATTTGTGAATTAATATACTTTTGCATATTTGCAGGCTTGACCGAATTTAGAATAGGACAAACCAAAAAGTTTTATTTTGTAGATAGGAATACCTCTGTGTTGGAGCTTTATCAAACAAATAAGCTGTTTATGGAGATGATGGCAAAAGAAGAAAACATATTAAAAGAAAAAGGTATTTTGAATTTTATTAATGACTATTTGTTGACAAAATTTAAAGAAGAAAGTAAATTTAGATTAACCAATAATATTATGTTCATTGAAATAGATTTAACTTCTTCTGTAGCACCAAAGCTTTATGGCTTTAGTATCACAAAACAAAAAGCAGAATTTATAAATTCAAACTATGATTTACTTAAAAAAACAACGGGAAGTTACATTAGAATTAAAGAAAATGTTTTATATCCTTTTAGCGAATTTATGCAAAAGTTTATAAACAATACATTAAGCTCTCAATTTTTATCGTTTTTAGAATACCAATACTTGAATTCCCAAAAACCAAATTCCAAGATAAAAACAAATCTTTCTCCTTATAGGTTACAAATTTACAACATGCTCATATATAAATATCTAAAAAGTGTAAAGAGAGGTGAAGATTTAATGGATGAAAAATGGTTGTGGAAAATGTATTTCTTTGGTCAAGAGCTGAAGAAAAAATTCTTGGAATCAAAAGCTGAAAATAAAGTGACCAGCCTTGCTTACAGATTAATTTCAGCTCTAAGGATTGGCGATATAAATACATTTATGAATCTTATTATTAGAACGTATATGAGCTATAGTATGGAAGTTCCTGCTTTGTTTGTGTCGTGTATCAAGAATGAAGAAAATTTTTGTGCACTTGGTTACAGCTTTGTAAATGGACTTCTTGGTGTTGAAATTGAAAAGGATGGAGAGATAGAAAACAGTGAGGAGGTTGAAGAGAATGTTTAA
- a CDS encoding galactose ABC transporter substrate-binding protein, which yields MLNKKKFWVVLVSIVLAISLVLVGCGKKSTNENSGGTSEDNKPYIGVAIYKFDDTFMTGVRNAIAKEGEGKAKLDFVDCQNSQSTQNDKIDLFITKKVDALAINPVDRTAAGVLIDKAKQANIPVVFFNREPLPEDMKKWDKVYYVGAKAEQSGTLQGEIMAEYWKSHPEADKNHDGIMQYVMITGEPGHQDAILRTEYSIKAVEAAGIRVKCLAQDTAMWDRVKGQEKMQAFLASFGDKIEAVFCNNDDMALGAIEALKAAGYFKDGKYVPVVGVDATTPGLQALEEGTLLGTVLNDAKAQGKATFNLAYVLAKGEKPTKENVGFEITDGKYIWVPYQKVTKDNLEEMKKYVNEQ from the coding sequence ATGTTAAACAAAAAGAAATTCTGGGTTGTTTTAGTATCAATTGTTTTAGCTATTTCACTTGTTCTTGTTGGTTGTGGCAAAAAGAGCACAAATGAAAATTCGGGTGGAACCTCAGAGGACAACAAACCTTATATCGGTGTTGCCATCTACAAGTTTGATGACACATTTATGACTGGTGTTAGAAATGCAATTGCAAAAGAAGGCGAAGGAAAAGCAAAGCTTGATTTTGTTGATTGCCAGAACTCTCAGTCTACTCAAAATGATAAAATTGACCTGTTCATAACAAAAAAGGTTGACGCTCTTGCAATCAATCCTGTTGACAGAACGGCAGCAGGTGTGCTGATTGACAAGGCAAAACAGGCAAACATTCCGGTTGTATTTTTCAACAGAGAACCGCTTCCTGAAGATATGAAGAAGTGGGACAAAGTTTACTATGTTGGTGCTAAAGCTGAACAGTCTGGAACTCTGCAAGGTGAAATTATGGCAGAGTACTGGAAATCACACCCTGAAGCTGATAAAAATCATGATGGTATTATGCAGTATGTTATGATTACTGGCGAGCCTGGGCACCAGGATGCAATCCTGAGGACTGAATATTCGATCAAGGCAGTTGAAGCAGCGGGAATTAGAGTAAAATGCCTTGCACAGGATACAGCTATGTGGGATAGGGTAAAAGGACAAGAAAAGATGCAGGCTTTCTTGGCATCATTTGGTGATAAGATTGAAGCAGTTTTCTGTAACAATGACGATATGGCGCTTGGAGCAATTGAAGCACTGAAAGCAGCAGGATATTTCAAGGATGGCAAATACGTTCCAGTTGTTGGTGTTGATGCAACAACACCTGGACTTCAGGCTCTTGAAGAAGGGACACTTTTGGGTACTGTTTTGAATGATGCAAAGGCACAAGGAAAGGCTACGTTCAATTTAGCGTATGTTCTTGCAAAAGGTGAAAAACCAACAAAAGAGAATGTTGGCTTTGAAATAACAGATGGAAAATATATCTGGGTTCCGTATCAGAAAGTTACAAAAGACAATTTAGAAGAGATGAAGAAATATGTTAATGAACAGTAA
- the mglC gene encoding galactose/methyl galactoside ABC transporter permease MglC produces the protein MSFTKKARQVLSQNAIYFILLALIVVIAFISPDFLSWRCFRDILLQSSTRAIIALGMSLVLITGGVDLSAGRAVGLAAVVSASMLQTADYARRFFPDLPQLPLIVPILIAMVITLLFGIINGVAISRLNLPPFIATLGSMVIIYGANSLYFNMPPNNSQPIGGLRPDFTNLGTGYIGISGEYSIPYILIIALIVALVVWVLLNKTALGKSIYAVGGNVNAARVSGINVTKVLIFVYAFAGLLYGLAGVLEAARTGGATNNYGNMYELDAIAACVVGGVSTTGGIGTVPGVLAGVLIFGVINYGLTFIGVDPYWQLIIKGLIIGVAVALDIRKYLAKR, from the coding sequence ATGTCATTTACAAAGAAAGCAAGACAGGTATTATCTCAAAACGCAATCTATTTTATTTTGCTTGCTTTAATAGTGGTTATTGCATTTATAAGTCCGGACTTTCTTTCATGGAGATGCTTCAGAGACATACTTTTGCAGTCATCGACAAGAGCAATCATCGCACTTGGTATGAGTCTTGTTTTGATTACTGGCGGGGTCGATTTGTCAGCTGGAAGAGCAGTGGGGCTTGCAGCAGTTGTTTCTGCTTCAATGCTTCAGACTGCTGACTATGCAAGAAGATTTTTCCCTGATCTTCCTCAGCTTCCGCTCATAGTTCCAATTTTGATAGCTATGGTAATAACATTGTTGTTTGGTATTATAAATGGTGTTGCAATCTCTCGTTTAAATTTACCACCGTTTATAGCAACATTAGGATCAATGGTTATTATCTATGGTGCTAACTCTTTGTATTTCAATATGCCACCCAACAATTCCCAGCCAATAGGCGGACTGAGACCTGACTTTACAAATTTGGGAACGGGTTATATTGGGATTTCAGGTGAGTATTCAATTCCATATATTTTAATAATTGCTCTTATAGTTGCACTTGTGGTATGGGTATTGCTTAATAAAACAGCTCTTGGGAAGAGTATATATGCAGTTGGCGGCAATGTGAATGCAGCAAGAGTTTCTGGGATAAATGTAACAAAGGTCTTAATTTTTGTATATGCATTTGCGGGACTTTTGTATGGGCTTGCAGGTGTGCTTGAAGCTGCAAGGACAGGTGGTGCGACAAATAACTATGGGAATATGTATGAACTTGACGCTATTGCAGCCTGCGTTGTTGGTGGTGTTTCAACAACTGGTGGAATTGGAACTGTTCCAGGTGTGCTTGCCGGTGTGTTGATTTTTGGGGTTATAAATTATGGTCTTACATTCATTGGAGTTGACCCTTACTGGCAGCTTATTATAAAAGGTCTTATCATAGGTGTTGCAGTTGCTCTGGATATAAGAAAGTATCTTGCAAAAAGATGA
- a CDS encoding ABC transporter permease, with translation MKINFKHVWIVLKKELKDAFRDRKALLVNIILPMIFIPVIFIISSIAAKSAVEVKPEKTPICVIGLENSKLISSMIEKSEFNIVKSTNPKKDLQDSKIKAVLIIPKDFEKLLSQGKQVNIQILTNEADMKSSNVGNILSNMINEFSKQIVKQRLIQKNLDPSIIEPVVINKENVAPPKKQSATILSFLIPMFLTLWATLGGMNVAIDLTAGEKERGTLEPLLTTAATRSSLVTGKYLAVSIMALLAGLSSLFGIIASFVLLPSVLGESFKNSPFYGYSVSPLTVLIMLLVVILTAIIFAAIEVALASYARSFKEGQTYLSPISIIVLIPPYFTMYKMPNELTDTYFLLPIVNAISVLKELIYDIVNLQHLGLFVISSIVYIVISIMFASRMFENEKVLFRN, from the coding sequence ATGAAAATAAATTTCAAACATGTCTGGATTGTGCTTAAAAAAGAGCTAAAAGATGCTTTCAGAGATAGAAAGGCTCTGCTTGTGAACATAATATTGCCAATGATATTTATCCCTGTGATATTCATAATCTCGTCCATAGCTGCAAAATCCGCAGTTGAAGTAAAACCTGAAAAGACACCTATATGTGTCATAGGTTTAGAAAACTCAAAATTAATTTCTTCAATGATTGAAAAATCAGAATTCAATATTGTAAAATCAACCAATCCCAAAAAAGACCTGCAGGATAGTAAAATAAAAGCCGTGTTAATAATCCCTAAGGACTTTGAAAAGCTACTCTCTCAAGGAAAACAGGTAAACATACAGATTCTTACAAACGAAGCTGATATGAAATCATCCAATGTAGGAAATATCCTCAGCAATATGATAAACGAATTTTCAAAGCAGATAGTAAAGCAAAGGCTTATTCAAAAGAACTTAGACCCATCTATAATTGAACCTGTTGTTATAAACAAAGAAAATGTTGCACCACCTAAAAAACAATCAGCAACAATTTTATCATTTTTGATTCCTATGTTTTTGACACTCTGGGCAACTCTCGGCGGAATGAATGTAGCAATTGATTTAACTGCAGGTGAAAAAGAAAGAGGAACTTTAGAGCCTCTTTTGACAACAGCAGCAACAAGGTCGTCACTTGTAACAGGAAAATACCTTGCAGTAAGTATCATGGCACTTTTAGCAGGACTTTCTTCTCTTTTTGGCATTATTGCATCGTTTGTACTTCTGCCGTCAGTTTTGGGTGAAAGTTTTAAAAATAGTCCGTTTTACGGCTATTCAGTTTCGCCATTGACTGTGCTGATAATGCTTCTTGTTGTGATCCTGACAGCAATAATCTTTGCAGCAATTGAAGTTGCCCTGGCATCTTATGCCCGCTCGTTCAAAGAAGGACAAACTTATCTTTCTCCAATAAGTATCATAGTTTTAATTCCACCTTATTTTACAATGTACAAAATGCCAAATGAACTTACAGACACCTACTTTTTACTACCAATTGTAAATGCCATATCTGTGTTGAAAGAGCTAATTTATGACATTGTAAATCTTCAACATCTTGGACTTTTTGTGATTTCTTCTATTGTCTACATCGTGATATCAATAATGTTTGCCTCAAGAATGTTTGAAAATGAAAAGGTGCTGTTTAGAAATTAA
- a CDS encoding GntR family transcriptional regulator yields the protein MIKILISHTSTQPIYEQIKNQIKKQIIEGSLKAGEALPSIRVLAKELNVSVITTKRAYEELEKEGFIITVPARGTFVAEIDREKIVGIKTKEVEEELEKVVLKAKELGIELNKLIDMVDKFYKGDEFQK from the coding sequence GTGATAAAAATTTTGATTTCGCATACATCAACACAACCTATATATGAACAAATCAAAAATCAAATAAAGAAACAGATAATAGAAGGAAGTCTCAAGGCAGGAGAAGCTTTGCCATCAATCAGGGTTTTGGCAAAAGAACTAAACGTTAGCGTCATCACAACAAAAAGGGCATATGAAGAGCTTGAAAAAGAAGGGTTTATAATTACAGTTCCGGCAAGAGGAACATTTGTTGCTGAGATTGATAGAGAAAAAATTGTAGGTATCAAAACGAAAGAAGTAGAAGAAGAATTAGAAAAAGTTGTCTTAAAAGCTAAAGAACTAGGTATCGAATTGAATAAATTAATAGATATGGTTGACAAATTCTATAAGGGAGATGAATTTCAAAAATGA
- the cas7i gene encoding type I-B CRISPR-associated protein Cas7/Cst2/DevR has protein sequence MFKNAGITLTVVFEAMSLNYGESIGNISELKKLTRENKVYTYMSRQALRFEKYKFMMENAGIKETPVTGDEQVVQFKKEATITEYPEIDLFGYMKTSGQGQNAQTRTAVVKITPAISLEEYKNDMEFATNLNLAKRANTNPNPYQLEQHKSLYTYTVAIDLDRLGKDFNEKGELVEEIPADEKLKRLCSLFDAIKFLSREIKGRRENLSPLFVIGGLYPVKNPFFLNRIKLIKEDSAYAIDPRLLRSTCELTLPNGKKVFDYTLLGILEGFFVNEEEFKKLLPASSGTIDYFFENLKERARKYYEEGTV, from the coding sequence ATGTTTAAAAATGCAGGAATTACATTGACAGTTGTGTTTGAAGCGATGAGCTTGAACTATGGTGAGAGTATAGGAAACATTTCAGAGCTTAAAAAGCTTACGAGAGAAAATAAGGTATATACTTATATGTCGAGACAAGCTTTGAGATTTGAAAAGTACAAATTTATGATGGAAAACGCTGGTATCAAGGAAACTCCAGTAACAGGTGATGAGCAGGTGGTCCAGTTTAAAAAAGAAGCAACAATTACAGAGTATCCAGAGATAGACTTGTTTGGTTACATGAAAACATCAGGGCAAGGTCAAAATGCGCAAACACGAACAGCAGTTGTAAAAATCACACCAGCCATTTCTTTAGAAGAGTACAAGAATGATATGGAATTTGCTACAAACTTAAATTTGGCAAAAAGAGCAAATACTAATCCAAATCCATATCAGCTTGAACAGCACAAATCCTTATACACTTATACAGTAGCAATTGACTTGGACAGACTGGGTAAAGATTTTAATGAAAAGGGAGAATTGGTTGAAGAGATTCCAGCTGATGAAAAACTTAAGAGGCTTTGTAGCTTATTTGATGCAATAAAGTTTTTGAGCAGAGAAATTAAGGGAAGAAGAGAAAATTTAAGCCCGCTTTTTGTGATAGGAGGGCTTTATCCAGTAAAAAATCCATTTTTCTTAAATAGAATAAAGCTTATAAAAGAAGATTCAGCCTATGCAATTGATCCAAGGCTTCTTCGTAGCACATGTGAGCTAACTCTACCAAATGGGAAAAAGGTCTTTGATTACACTCTATTGGGAATATTAGAAGGCTTTTTTGTAAATGAGGAAGAGTTCAAAAAACTTCTCCCAGCTTCAAGTGGCACAATTGATTACTTCTTTGAGAATTTGAAGGAAAGAGCAAGAAAATATTATGAAGAGGGGACAGTTTAA